From a single Chlamydia ibidis 10-1398/6 genomic region:
- a CDS encoding ATP synthase subunit C, whose translation MIDLSVVGPVLAMGLAMIGSAIGCGMAGVASHAVMSRIDEGHGKIIGLSAMPSSQSIYGLIFMLLLRDGIKDGKVAAVGAILMGISVGAALLISAIMQGKCCVSAIQAYARSSAIYGKSFASIGIVESFALFAFVFALLLF comes from the coding sequence ATGATTGATTTATCTGTTGTTGGCCCAGTTTTAGCTATGGGTTTAGCAATGATAGGCAGTGCTATTGGTTGCGGTATGGCAGGAGTTGCTTCTCATGCTGTTATGTCTCGGATCGATGAAGGGCACGGGAAGATTATTGGCTTGTCAGCTATGCCATCATCTCAGTCTATTTATGGTTTGATTTTTATGCTTTTGCTCAGAGACGGTATCAAAGATGGAAAAGTCGCTGCAGTGGGAGCAATCTTAATGGGAATTTCTGTTGGAGCGGCTTTATTGATTTCTGCAATTATGCAAGGGAAATGCTGCGTTAGTGCTATACAAGCATATGCACGTTCTTCTGCAATTTATGGTAAATCATTTGCATCTATAGGAATTGTCGAATCTTTTGCACTCTTTGCTTTTGTTTTTGCGTTATTACTATTTTAA